DNA sequence from the Thermoleophilaceae bacterium genome:
TTTCGACGGACTTGCCGGCGAGGGCGCACGGCTCGACGTGGTCGGCTCCGTGCGCGTGGACGAGCCGGAGTGGCTGTCTTACAGGGACGGGCTCGCCGCCCAGATCGCGTCCACGCCGGGCGCTTACCTGCACGAGGGCTACGTGAGCGACCAGGCCTTTGACGAATGGCTGGTGGCGGCCGACGCGGTGGTGCTCCCCTATCGCCACATCTGGTCATCCGGCGTGCTCGAGCGCGCCGCTCTCTACGGCACCCCGGTGATCTCCACGGACGTGGGGAACCTGGCTCAGCAGGCCGGGACGCGCGGTAGCGTGACGCTCGTGAGCGACGATCAGGAGCTCGCGGCCGCGATGCGGGAGGCGGTGGGCGCCGCGCCGGAGCCGAGCTCGGCGGCACAGCCATGGCCCGCTGGAAGCCGGGAGACGGTGACGGCGGAGGTGCGCAGGCGGGCAGCTGCGGAGCGCACCCTCGAGCTCGACCCTGCCGCCCCCAGCGTGCGCGTTATGGGGTATCTGAGCGACAGCCTCGGAGTTGGCCAGGCAGCTCGCCTGTATCTAATGGCGCTGCAGGCCGCGGGCCTCCCGGTGTCGACTATCAGCGTGGATCCCGACCCTCCGGACAGCGGCGTGACCAGAGCGGGACGGCAGCGATTCACGGACATCCCCGGAACGGCCGATCCCGACTTCAACCTCATCTGCGTGAACGGCGACCAGCTGCCGCGCTTCGCCCGCGAACTGGGTGACGGGTTCTTCGCCGGACGCACCAACGTCGGCGTGTGGGCGTTTGAAACGGACGTGCTCCCAAGCGGCTGGGTGGAGGCCGCGGCGCCGCTCGACGAGGTCTGGGTGAACTCGCGGTTCATGGCCGGCAACCTCGGCCGCCTCTTGCCGCTGCCGGTGGTGGCCGTGCCGCCTCCGGTCCCGGCGCCGCCGGTGGATGCGGAGGACCCGCTCGGGCTCGAGGGCGCGTTCAGCTTCCTGTTCACGCTCGACCTGATGAGCACGATCCGTCGCAAGAATCCCCTCGGTGTGATGGAGGCATATCGGCGTGCCTTCGATCCTGGCGACGGCGCTGCGCTCGTGATCAAGACCGTCAACGGCGAGCTCCGGCCAGACGCGTTGGCCGAGCTCGAGAGCGCGGCCGGCGGGCGTGAGGACATCAGGGTCGTCGATCTCCACGTGAGCGACCCGGAGAAGGGAGCGATGCTCAGCGCGTGCGGCGCCTACGTGTCGCTGCACCGGAGTGAGGGCTTCGGGCTGATGCTCGCGGAGGCGATGGCCTTGGGAAAACCTGTGATCGCAACCGGGTGGTCGGGCAACCTGGACTTCATGAATGAGGGGAACTCGTTCCTCGTCGACTCGAAGCTCGTGGAGGTGGGCCCTGGCGACGAGATCTACCCGGCCGCCGGCCAATGGGCCGAGCCAGAGCTGGATCACGCGGCCACACTCATGCGGCGTGTCTTCGACAATCCCGAGGAAGCCACCCGCCGCGGCGAGCGTGCGCGCGCGGACATAGCCGAGTTGCTTTCCCCGCGACGATCTGGCGAGATCGCCCGCGCGCGCCTCGAGCGGTTACGTGTGGAACGTCCGGTCTCCGCCCCTGCCGTGACGCAGCGAGAGCTCGGCGCGTCGTTCCAGGAGCTCCAGGCCCGGCTCGACTTCGACCTGCGCCGAGGGGCGGAATCCGGCCGCGGAGGGCTCGCTTCCGTGCTCCGCCGGATCGTCCTCCGGCTGATGCTGCCGTTCACGACCCACGAACGCCAGCTCGATCGCGCGCTCGTCGACGCGCTGGCTGAGCTGGACGAGC
Encoded proteins:
- a CDS encoding glycosyltransferase, coding for MAVRILMVSPYPPVRDGIANYAVQSVARLLDEGNDVEVVSPWPSAAHHHVDLRDPEKLAELASLARDRDRLILQFQPEMFRTAGFSPERRAEVYDALASALRAAARSEVRVHEFDYTEANAESERLRAAARAFWQTPSAIEVHTPSERDDLTRLFGVEPARIAVVEHGADFERRTKSSKAEARKALGLPADERMLLAIGFIQPHKGFDRAVRAFDGLAGEGARLDVVGSVRVDEPEWLSYRDGLAAQIASTPGAYLHEGYVSDQAFDEWLVAADAVVLPYRHIWSSGVLERAALYGTPVISTDVGNLAQQAGTRGSVTLVSDDQELAAAMREAVGAAPEPSSAAQPWPAGSRETVTAEVRRRAAAERTLELDPAAPSVRVMGYLSDSLGVGQAARLYLMALQAAGLPVSTISVDPDPPDSGVTRAGRQRFTDIPGTADPDFNLICVNGDQLPRFARELGDGFFAGRTNVGVWAFETDVLPSGWVEAAAPLDEVWVNSRFMAGNLGRLLPLPVVAVPPPVPAPPVDAEDPLGLEGAFSFLFTLDLMSTIRRKNPLGVMEAYRRAFDPGDGAALVIKTVNGELRPDALAELESAAGGREDIRVVDLHVSDPEKGAMLSACGAYVSLHRSEGFGLMLAEAMALGKPVIATGWSGNLDFMNEGNSFLVDSKLVEVGPGDEIYPAAGQWAEPELDHAATLMRRVFDNPEEATRRGERARADIAELLSPRRSGEIARARLERLRVERPVSAPAVTQRELGASFQELQARLDFDLRRGAESGRGGLASVLRRIVLRLMLPFTTHERQLDRALVDALAELDERLRALESNSDRRR